A window of the Sulfurospirillum tamanense genome harbors these coding sequences:
- the rpsB gene encoding 30S ribosomal protein S2, giving the protein MVTMKDLLECGVHFGHQTRRWNPKMKKFIFGERKNIYIIDLQKTLRYFRYTYTVVRDAAAEGKTILFVGTKKQASQAIKEYAEKCGMPYVNHRWLGGMLTNFQTIKQSIRKLEVIETMEEDGSINLLTKKEALMLRRKKEQLLNYLGGLRNMKVVPDMIFVIDTVKEKIAVQEANRLRLPVVAPLDTNCDPDVVDFPIPGNDDAIRSIQLFCKEMSEAIIEGKEIRAQDAVSEDDAVVSDEEKKEIIDEATSDEALFSEEETEGDA; this is encoded by the coding sequence ATGGTAACCATGAAAGACCTGCTAGAATGCGGGGTACACTTCGGACACCAGACACGACGCTGGAATCCAAAAATGAAAAAGTTCATCTTCGGTGAACGCAAAAACATCTACATCATCGATCTTCAAAAAACGTTGCGATACTTTCGCTACACCTACACTGTTGTGCGTGACGCAGCCGCTGAGGGTAAAACCATCTTATTTGTTGGCACTAAAAAACAAGCCAGCCAGGCTATTAAAGAGTACGCTGAAAAATGCGGTATGCCTTATGTAAATCACCGCTGGTTGGGCGGCATGCTCACCAACTTCCAAACCATCAAACAATCTATTCGTAAGCTCGAAGTGATTGAAACCATGGAAGAAGACGGCTCTATCAACCTTTTGACTAAAAAAGAAGCACTAATGCTTCGACGCAAAAAAGAGCAGTTGCTTAATTACCTTGGTGGTTTGCGCAACATGAAAGTTGTTCCTGATATGATTTTTGTCATCGACACCGTTAAGGAAAAAATCGCCGTTCAAGAAGCCAATCGCTTACGACTGCCTGTTGTTGCACCTCTTGATACCAACTGTGATCCAGACGTAGTGGATTTCCCAATCCCAGGTAACGATGATGCGATTCGTTCCATTCAACTCTTTTGTAAAGAGATGAGCGAAGCCATTATTGAAGGTAAAGAAATTCGCGCTCAAGACGCAGTCAGTGAAGATGATGCGGTAGTGAGCGATGAAGAGAAAAAAGAGATTATTGACGAAGCGACTTCAGACGAAGCGCTTTTTAGCGAAGAAGAGACCGAAGGAGACGCGTAA